The following nucleotide sequence is from Primulina tabacum isolate GXHZ01 chromosome 2, ASM2559414v2, whole genome shotgun sequence.
CTTGGTGCTTTCTTTGATCAGCAGCAGCTTAGATGCATGGCGGACACGACAGTATGACTACTATCAGAGAGTCTTAAATGGGATATTGTAAGCATGGATTACATTTTGAACATTTGGTCTTGATAGTTGACTTGAGGATCACCAATAGATGATCGAATTACTCGAGGATTTGTGATTACGGAGCAATGAGTACATTTGAGATACCCATGAGAGTCAACAAGGTCACTTTCAATGCCTGTTTTAGTCAAGAGGATTGTGTAACAACGTTCACCACAATGATCTGTGGAGGTGTAGCTTATGAAAGAGAACTTGCCAAGGGATTTCATTtttagtttttaaaattttccacTGTTTCAAGTAACGTGGTTCAGCGGACTAGGATTGAGCTTCTTTATTTAAAGGTATCTATTTTTAACCCATTGTGAATGGGAAAATACTGTACAGAATCATTGATAAGAAAGATGTTAAACGTTCAAGATGGCCCTTTGAATCTGTGACGATGATTTTTGAGTTTGCTACACCAGCAGCTGTGTAGCAAAGAGGCTGAGCATGTACATCTATTGCTTACATTCTTCTACAATGAGCTTCAATCCATGACTTTGCCGAATGCCTTTTCTCTTGGCTTCAACTTTTCTGGTGTCCATTACAAGGTTGTATTCTTTTATGTGCAATTGAGAGATGCTTAATTAGCATTCTATTGTGCTGTACTGCATTGTACTGTCTATAAATCAGAGTACAGCAACTGTTTGCTCATATTAATGGAAAGTGTGCCATATTGGTGTATCAATCAaatgtaagttttttttattttattttaataaggTTGATATGCCTATGGTGTCAAAACAGAGTGTATTTATTGCGTCTATTTCGTTCCAGGttcataaatatttcattatttgCAACCAATTAATCATTTGTATTATTGTATTGCAGGACCAACGTTCTCTAGTGTTACTAACTTCTCCATAGAGGAAAATTGAAATTGACTTCGAATATTTTGTTACTCATCTGAAAGAAAAATACCGTTTGTTAGCAACAAATTTTCCAGCTAGGTAAAGATTCTTAGTTGAAGTTGGGGCTGATGTGGCTAAATCTAGTAGATGAATTGACCCTCTTTGGTATCATggaatatgataaaaaaaaataaacctgAACCAAAACCAGTGTTTCTTCCAAGCTCTTTCGTCCATGTAGTCAATGGTCCTGGAGTCTCTTAGTCTCTGCAGCAAGAACGCAATAAAGTGAGATGCACGGCGCTTGCAGCTACAGTGTATCATGTTTGGAATAGCAGGAATCCACTAATATTCGATGGTGAGGCGCCCCACGTCGAGTCGATGGTGAGGCGTCCAACGTCGAGGACAACATAAAGAAAATCAAGATAAATGTTTTTTGTTGCATTCCTAGTGCTATTGAGGTTTTCAATGTATCGAACTAATCATGTATTTGTATGGTTAGGTAGATGTAGATCGTTGGTTTAAGAAGTTCACGGGATGCCAATGTATTTGTATATTGTCaccttttataaaaatatttaatgaatttttcatttaaaaaaaaaaagaacgcGCGCAATAAAGCTTCCCATTACAATAATCCATGCAGCTATAAGAAGACGATGCTCGAGCTCATGTGGCATAGCATCGTGAGAAAGTGCGCATATCATGCTATTGCTGATCACCGCGATAAGAAGCCCGTTGTTGGTGATTCCAATGCGCAGATCTCGTGGAATGGAATGAACCAGCCGAGGGGCCACCATGGCTTTTAGCACCCATGTTGGCTTGTAATACATTTTCCAATTTTTCACATTTTCTATTCAGAAAGATTGTATTTTTgggtttgtatatatatatacacatatatacacacacacacactttgtGTTTTTAACAGTTCATGTCATCAAATTTTAGATCTAgtccaatattttttttcaaggtTTTTCGACATGGGTTCACGTGGTATTAATGTGGCATTCACGTGTGTTGAGTCACATCAATATTATCGATGAAAATAGTTCAAAAATAATAGAagatattaaatgattaaattgTAATTCAACAATATAGAAAATCAAAGTAGCAAAGAAGTAAATATACGTATCATAAATGCAATTTACCCCATTACTTATTTTAAGCAGAAGAGAATTTGGTCAATTTGTAACgtgtattatatatatttttatatatatatatatatatatatatatattgacgaacttaaaaaaattctaaatcaCCTTGTTTGCACACAACATAATACATTATAAAACTGacaaattatttttcagtaccataaaatgtaaatattatataaatagaaTAATATTTTCCACTTAAATTCTGTATATTAAGATGTAAATCTGATTAAATATGATATACTTTGGCAAGTAGCACAAATGatctactatatatatatatataattaaaatgctCAAACTCTACTTATTTATGTTGAAAATGAATgtttaaatctttaaaaatattttaaacctaaaattctttttaaaccGCAAGAACAAAGCTCGGAAAAcccaaaatcaaatcaatatttGTTGCAACTTGCATAATTATTTCTTCAAAATAGGACTTCGTCAaccataaaatcataaagcCCTTTTGCAAACACTCAACAACAGAAGATAGCAAAACAAAACCAAatgaaaaacatatatataactaAATTTACATAGAGCTCCCCGCTTTTCGGGGATCTGATGGACCAAAGATCACTCTTAATTTACACGCACAAATTATCAGAAAGGTGCAGTAACAATCTCTCTGTCTCCAAATTTTTCATTAATGGCGCACCACTCATGATCTTCTTCCTTTACCAATTCACCACCTTCCTCAGTACATCTCACTACAGGTTCCAAACCCTACACAAAACAAAACCCACCATTTAGAACGTGTGTCTGtgtgtatacatatatatatacatatatgaaaTCTACacattaaaatcaagaaaagaTTGTTAGATGTACCGTGTAcgtatacacacatatatacctGGGTGAATATTCTGAGAGCCTCTTCCAGTGTTTTTGTGTTCACCACGTAACGCGCAGCTTCCTACACAAGgacaaacatatatatacataaaaacaaaaacaaaaattttgtaAGGAAGTTGAACGAGTGCATATACACAAAACGGGGAACAAATACCTTTGCGAATTGGAATTGGTGAACATTAAGCGTGCGAGGTTCGGTCTCAATAGACGATTGCCTCTCCATTATTCTAACCATCGTATTTCTGGTATTAAACACAACAAGTTTAAGATACACATGCATTCAACCGTTGCTTCGAATCACCCGTGTCTCTATATGTTTGtgtgtgcatatatatatatatataggaatcGGGGAAGAGGATCCCAAAGGTTAAGGTAATATTTAATGGAGAGATATTTCAAGAAAAAAGGTTAGTTAACGCAGCACGTCATGCTATAAAGGAAAACCCTTCGATTTGTTATATAATATTCAAAGTACGTGGAACATTTTGCATGAGGGAATCGGACACGTGGTGGCCTTCCTATCAGATTTTCATAACTTTAGAAATGCCGTGCTATTTTTCTTTGAGGGGATCGAGTTATTTTATTTACCAAAACGAGGAAAAAAACGTCGAGAAGCAGTTCACGTGTTTCTACATTTATAGTTATGGCGGTCACGATTCCTCAACCCGAAATTACCCGACCATCTTTTTTCTTCTTTCTGAAACTAAAATGCATTCATTAAGAAGAGTTCGGTACAtcttgtatgtatgtatgtatgtatgtatgtatgttttcatgatatataaatttctttaaatattaataaaaacgAAAAAAGATTCCGTTAACCTGTCAAAATATGGGACTGCTCAACATTAAACGAAAATGGGGCCAAAAGAATGAGTAATAAAAACACATCAACTGAAAGAAGGAAGTGACGTTTCTATGATAAATCCAAACCGGGCACGTTTCGATGGGCCCAAAGTGAGGCAGCCAGCAACGGTTTGTTTCATCCTACTAAcagtgatccgggcccacctccatgtaaaaaaaaaaaaaaaattggctcgaaaaaatccgagccgctggatcgacccctgcaggcagtgcccgcaggggtagggtcgaccgaaccgCCAGCAACGCCACCTGATGTTAGCAGCCATGAAAGGAGTTTTCCCAACCCAACCTAGCTTTAAGGAAAACTCATGTTTTTGTATTACTAGAAAtatatttatgataattttgttcattattttttcaaattttagtttttttatctATTATTTGTGTCATTTCGTCATTTATTTGATTGAGAGTGTTGATATAATAGGCGAATGTTAGCGttacgtaaaaaaaaaaaaaaaaaaaagctaaaattacaaataaacAGAGGTACCAGAAATTGAAAGAAGTAACTATTTTTAGAttcatttattataaaattagaATCAAATATTAGACGAATCAAAGTTTTATGCGTACAAGAGACGATGAACACAAACAAgtcaaagtaaaaaaaaatggtttcaaTTTTTTAATAGAACCTGCGAGAGGCCTGAATTTTTCACTTTGACGTGAGTTTGAATCCTGCAAACTCCGAAACTGTGTGACATGGTTTCTGTTGATAAAATTCTAAGAAAAGGCAACAAATGCTTTACTGTATGGAGATTCATTGCAAGCGCACGCCAcagtttttttcctttttctgttGGGAGTATTCGGTCGGTATTCCTCGTATTCACCGCAATGATTTCACGCTGAAAAACCACACTACTACGGTCATTTCCCAGCCAGAATATGCCCGATTCGTCGAGTCACGTTCCCCCGCGGCCGGCAGCCGCCGTTGAATCGGGGTCGCCACTGGTGTTGTTCCTTCGTCACACCACCCCTTGGCCCTGACAGACCCAACTTTTCATGCTCGCATTCTTCTACGTCTTGTAGTAAAAAGATAGAAACGTCATCCAATTCCCCGCAGACCCAACAGCAAAAGCTTCCAAGTTCTCGTTGGATTTTGTCCCCGGGTAGGGTCTCTCCCATTTCCGACAAACCGGTGAATTCTTGCACCCCTCAAAAGCCTCTTACTCGAAATAATTCCATAAAAGTGACACTGCCGCAAATTGATGCTGAAGCTGTTTCGAGGGATGAGGTCAATTCGGAAGCTTTTGATGTGAGGTTGAATCTGAAGGGGAAGAATGGCGGATCCTTGATTCTGGAGCTGGGTTCTGAGGTTTTGATTTCTAATAGCCCCGTTTTTGCCGATTTGATATCCGCTTATCGCAAGAATCAGAGTGGATTGTGTAGGATTGAGGTGCCGGATGTGGATAATTTGAACGTGTTCCGCGATACTACTGGACTCATGTTTGAGGATGGTATTCAAAAGAAACTCCTCAATGTCTGTGTTTTTCATGTACTCGAGGTATTGTAATAATTACTATTGAAAATAACTCTTCATTTCCTTCCCTTTGATTTTTGAAGGCATTCAGTAACAGTTGTTGCTTTTGTTTTCTTTGTTTTATTCTTACGTATTGTATAAAGTCCAAATGGAAAATGGCAATGCCACATTCATTTGGGATCCATACTTGTTTGGAAATTGTTGTCTTTTGAATGTGGATAATATATCATATACTGTAGTGTTGCTTTGCTCTTCCTTTCATAGATTGAATTTGAACTGTTTGTTTGTGATGAGGTTTTCGAGGAATAGTTTTATCACGCATAACTATCAGCAATCTGTTTTCATGTAGCAACGATTTGCAGAATCTTTCATTTCATTGCGCAAATCTTGCACATTCTTTTTTATCCCATTGACACAAATAGAGCCATTGCAACACCCGACAAAGGAGCTATTAAATGGATTATTTCTTGTGAGGCCTCGCCCACCTCCTGTTTAAAAACGTTTGTGTCAGAATATGTTATTAGATATCTGCTAATTATCCATTGATCTTAAAATCTGATAATCTTTTACACCTGTACTGTCAGGTGTCAGCAGGGATCAAGGGTGTTTCTTCATGTTTGAAATACATCGAGGCGGTACCCTGGGCAGAAGAAGAGGAGAAGCTGAGGCAATTATGTGCTAAACTAAATATTGATGATGTAGCAACAAAAGAAATTTCAGGAGGGATTGTTGGCATTAATTGTGCCGATACCCGACAAACCATAACGAAACAGCTTATTTGGTCTATAACCACCTGTACCGATACCAATGACCGAAACGAACTAAAATCATTGGTGAAAGGTCTCCTTTACGAAAAGAACGCTCCGGATTTGAACAAGAACGAAATATTTACCATCTGTGAGTCATGTATGATGTCACTCACGTCTCTGCTCGAGGAGGCCTCGGATACTGATGTGGGTCAAAAGTTGAGAAAAACCCAAAAAACAGAGACCTTTGATAGAGCAAATCTTACAACAGGTAGACAACTAAAATTGGCTTCTTGATATCCTTTTGGAGCACCAGATGGCTGAGGCATTTGTGGATCTTTGGACAAATCAATGGGAACTGCTCAAAATGCACTTTACCGTATCTCCACTGATTAGATACGAGCTAAGCCGTGTATCTGCGATGCTTTTTATCGCAATGAGTGCCAGGAAATTGCATTGTCGACCAGAAACAAGGTTAGCATTTCTTAAAATGCGGCCAAATTGctgttttctttcttttccaGTTCAAGCATCTTTGCGGCCAACACTTGGGTTGTTAGTGGTTCTCCGACGACGAAgagtataattttttatttatttatttatttttgaacttCTCAGAACAGCTAAATGGTTGATTACAAGTTTTGTGTTTAATGCTTTAGTGATATTTGTCCATTCTTTTGGTTCATATATGTCGGATTCTATCCCCGTAGGAATGTTGGTGTTTTTTCTTGAATGTGGAGAATTCATGTCCTCGTTTATTTTGTTATGATAAAATTTGTCTGCTTTTGTTGAACCAACATTAATAAAATAGGCATCATATTCTTGTTTCTTATGTACATGAGCATTTATCACTAGCCAATTTGTTTTGTCTATTATGATAGTGAAAACAGCTTTTGAATACTTGATGCTATTTTATCGTGTGAATTTGATACATCatttgattttttctttttcctttttttggtGGTTTTCAGATTTGCAAGACATTCTCCCCCAAATTATTCACCAATTGGGTAAGTGTAGTTTTTCATTCTGTATTTGCTTTGTTCAATctagtgttttttttttaactaagCATATATGTAAAATCACAGGTCCAGATAACTTGGAGAATTCGAAGAAATTGGCGTGACGGTTCCAGAAACATGCAACCACAACTGGCACTACTGGGATGTAGTTTCTTTTACTCTGAGTCATTGCTAAACTAATAACATATATAATTAAACTTTATAACAACAATTTAATAACGAAAATCAAATAACTTAATCATCTTATATCCCAAACGAAAACATAACAATAATCTCAGTCTTATACAATCATATCGAATTCATAATCGTATACAAGTATTCGAGAAATCAAATAAAACCTCTCCTGGATCAACACCAAAAAGCCAACTGCTCCAGCCACTGCTCTGGCCGTCCGAACCATCCAACATAAAACTTTCCCGTGGAATGGGATGTCCTAGATAAAAATATGGATGTGACCGACAATCGCCCAGTACGAGAATGAACTAGTATACAAACCGATATAATGGATGTGAAATGCAATATGCTCGTATATCAATGATCAAGTCATGAATCTCATGCTCAATATAGAGGTGCTTGAGTGTGtagtcttttttttttaatgaactaTATCATTAAAAAACTAGAGTAAAAAAGTTTGGTTACAACGAGATTGGCATCCCAGTAGGGACCCTAAAAGAAACAAGAGAAAACCACTAGAATATTACACACTGAAATACATCAATAGAGCTAGGAATACAACGGAAAACATTAATCTTAACCCTACGAACTAAGTCATCCGTTTGTTGTGTGTCATCATCGAACATCTTCTTGTTTCGTGCATTCCATATGTAGTAAATCGTAGAAGCAAGGGCCGTAATCCTCATCCTCGATAGCATCGAATTACCTCTATAGCAGGTTCGGAAAGCTCTCAGAATTGCCGCAGGTGATCCCATAATTTTGCGCACACCCAACCATTCTCTCACTTCTATCCAAATTGCCGCCAAGAAAGAACATTCATCAGAGTCTGTGGGTCTCATCGGACACTTTAGCTCTCGATACCCAACCGTCCACAATACAAAACATGGCTGAGGGACCCAAACAAACGAGAtatatctcaaaagatatcagGTCTAACGTGATATGTCATATATAATatgtcaaaataataaaaatgtatcATGCAACATATAAATATGTAGATGATAATTGTGTATATTATAATTGGATATCTCAGTGAGTACATCACGTAACTCACTAAAACAATCTGACATAAATTACTCGTCTGAACCTTGAGAATACCATCATACTGAAATCATTATCATGTCATATCCAGAATCACTAAAGGTGCTTCAAAGTTCTTCGTAATGATCCTTAACTCACTATTTAAGGCTGTAGGATTATACAAGCGTCTGTCGTTAGCCTGTTGATGACGTCTTGTTCTGTGCGTCCCGGTTTATCGATGTAGAAACTGGCTAAAAACCTAATGTATATGACTAGAACTCGAGAGAGAAGCAGAGAGAAAACGGTGCGAGTAACGATTGAAACTAgcttctatttataggggtgCATCCGGACTAATTCAGAAGATCTGAACCCATCTTATCTGACACGTTCATAAACTCATTCATCTAATTGGTTTTCTCAGGATAAAGTAATATTCTAAAATAGATTGGATAATCGATTTTAAATTTATCAGATCACAGCATATCTAATAATACTTAATTATCAACTTTTTaatcatatatattaattaatacttCATGGGCTTCCAAACGATGTTGATGATGATGAAGTGCAGATCTTGTAGCTGGGCAGACATATGAAGCTGCTGCGGAAGAAGGCGGCACACTTTAGCTGTCGGTAGTGTTCCATTTGCTGTTTATTAACTGTTGGCTTCTCTTTTCCAATTACGAGATCAATTTTAAAAGGCCTTGTTTGCAAGTAAACCCAAGAAATAACATTAACTTCTTATGTACATACTAACCCCGACAGAAACGTGAATCAGGTATAAAAGTTTCTGCATCGCGTGCACACTTGCTAAATCATGTCTATTTCATTGTTTTTAATTGAAATTTTTCTCCACTCTCTTTTCAGACACGATGAAGCGTATCACGAATGAATCAATGATGATCGAAATAAAAGAGAATCGGACTTTAATATTAGTTGAATATCCACACTCTGCTCGAGATTAACGTGTGGCATTGAGTCGTTCACAACGCAGCCTCAAAGGATGCATGCACCTTGGCGACCGGCCAAAGGGATAAATTTAATTTTCGAACTGATTTGCAGGTTGCATGTATAGTGTTCTGCATCCCATGGCCCATGAGCCATTTGATTCGCATTTCGCAATATATGCCGGGGGGTCACGCATGAATTCATGTGGGGTCAAGTTCTAATAAATTTATTTGTCTCGATTACTATGGGTATAGAATTGTATCACCAAACATCAAGTCCgacgtattttgtgagacggtcttacgggtcgtattttgtgagatagatctcttatttgggtcatccatgaaaaaatattactttttatgctaagagtattactttttattataaatatcgatagggttgacacATATcatagacaaaaatttgtgagaccgtctcacaagagatctactcaatTTATCGGTTCtttcctatttttttttaagagtAATCTTGAAGAAGGTCCGATGATTTCTTCAAGGAAAGATCCTGAATCTATAACATTTTTGGAAATCTTCTATGTTCTGTTCgatacttattattatttttatattgaaaatattattttttattataaatatatataaaaatataataatttgataacatttttctttttatattattttaagaaaaaagccAGCCGACGTAGGGTATGAGCTGTGCGGGAGTGGCTGCGTGCAATTTTTGTGCGCCCACTTGTTCAATAAtaatgatatgattatgataatGTCGTACTACGTATCCATCAAAATATTATAGAAACATCGTACTAAAATTTACTCTGACAATATACATTAAAaagttgaaaaatataatattatataatttt
It contains:
- the LOC142536889 gene encoding uncharacterized protein LOC142536889, with translation MHVYLKLVVFNTRNTMVRIMERQSSIETEPRTLNVHQFQFAKEAARYVVNTKTLEEALRIFTQGLEPVVRCTEEGGELVKEEDHEWCAINEKFGDREIVTAPF
- the LOC142536879 gene encoding BTB/POZ domain-containing protein At2g13690-like, which encodes FHAEKPHYYGHFPARICPIRRVTFPRGRQPPLNRGRHWCCSFVTPPLGPDRPNFSCSHSSTSCSKKIETSSNSPQTQQQKLPSSRWILSPGRVSPISDKPVNSCTPQKPLTRNNSIKVTLPQIDAEAVSRDEVNSEAFDVRLNLKGKNGGSLILELGSEVLISNSPVFADLISAYRKNQSGLCRIEVPDVDNLNVFRDTTGLMFEDGIQKKLLNVCVFHVLEVSAGIKGVSSCLKYIEAVPWAEEEEKLRQLCAKLNIDDVATKEISGGIVGINCADTRQTITKQLIWSITTCTDTNDRNELKSLVKGLLYEKNAPDLNKNEIFTICESCMMSLTSLLEEASDTDVGQKLRKTQKTETFDRANLTTGRQLKLAS